From Microbacterium sp. YJN-G, a single genomic window includes:
- a CDS encoding Gfo/Idh/MocA family protein: MGQPHGIGIVGLGVISAQYLETLGSHPGVRIAATADLDLARAGAVADRFDGCRALTVDQLVADPAVQTVLNLTIPAAHEEVALAALAQGKNVFGEKPLAPAVPAARGILEAAGSAWVGCAPDTVLGTGIQTARAVVDAGGIGRPVAAVATWVSSGHESWHPNPDFYYREGGGPLLDMGPYYLTSLFHLLGPVARVSGASSRLRSVRTIGSGPRAGEQIPVEVDTHVTGVLEHVGGAVSTVTFSFDAAATQAAPIEVHGETGTLSLPDPNHFAGEVRLRRPGENHWTPVETSAGYENGGRGIGLLDFVSGSGARSHGAIALHVLEIMTSLLESSRTGRRIALSTSAERPPLVPLTAERAWRGA; this comes from the coding sequence GTGGGCCAGCCGCACGGTATCGGAATAGTCGGACTCGGAGTCATCTCCGCGCAGTACCTGGAGACGCTCGGATCGCATCCCGGAGTGCGGATCGCCGCGACGGCGGATCTCGATCTCGCCCGCGCCGGCGCCGTCGCCGATCGGTTCGACGGATGCCGGGCGCTGACGGTCGATCAGCTCGTCGCCGACCCGGCCGTGCAGACCGTGCTGAACCTCACGATCCCCGCCGCCCACGAGGAGGTGGCGCTGGCCGCGCTGGCTCAGGGCAAGAACGTGTTCGGCGAGAAACCCCTCGCCCCCGCCGTGCCCGCGGCGCGCGGCATCCTCGAGGCCGCCGGCTCCGCGTGGGTGGGCTGCGCCCCCGACACCGTGCTCGGCACCGGCATCCAGACGGCCCGCGCCGTGGTCGACGCCGGGGGCATCGGGCGACCCGTCGCCGCGGTGGCCACGTGGGTGTCATCCGGCCACGAGTCATGGCATCCGAACCCCGACTTCTACTACCGCGAGGGCGGCGGACCGCTGCTCGACATGGGGCCCTACTACCTCACCTCGCTGTTCCACCTGCTCGGGCCGGTCGCCCGGGTCTCGGGCGCCTCGTCGCGCCTGCGGTCGGTGCGCACCATCGGATCGGGCCCCCGGGCGGGCGAGCAGATCCCAGTCGAGGTCGACACGCACGTGACCGGGGTGCTCGAGCACGTCGGCGGGGCCGTCTCGACCGTCACCTTCAGCTTCGACGCCGCAGCGACGCAGGCCGCGCCGATCGAGGTGCACGGCGAGACCGGCACGCTGTCGCTCCCGGATCCGAACCATTTCGCCGGCGAGGTGCGCCTGCGCCGGCCGGGTGAGAACCACTGGACTCCGGTCGAGACCAGCGCGGGCTACGAGAACGGCGGCCGCGGCATCGGGCTGCTCGACTTCGTCTCGGGCAGCGGCGCCCGCTCCCACGGCGCGATCGCCCTGCATGTGCTGGAGATCATGACCTCGCTGCTGGAGTCGTCGCGCACCGGACGGCGGATCGCACTGTCGACGAGCGCCGAGCGGCCCCCGCTGGTTCCGCTGACCGCCGAGCGCGCGTGGCGGGGCGCATGA
- a CDS encoding SDR family oxidoreductase, which produces MSLAGKTILMSGGSRGIGLAIALRAASDGANIVLLAKTDSPHPKLEGTVHSAAEAIREAGGQALPIVGDVRSDDDITEAVLKAQGEFGGIDVVINNASVIDLSRSTDLDAKKYDLMQDVNVRGTFMLSRAAIPVLREAANPHILSLSPPLNLSPKWLGAHTGYTLAKYGMTMATLGLAAEFADAGVAANTLWPRTTIATAAVQNLLGGDKVMAASRTPDIYADAAYAVITKPAASYTGQTLIVEDVLEADGVTDFSKYAAVPGTPDDRLFPDIFLD; this is translated from the coding sequence ATGTCCCTCGCAGGAAAGACCATCCTGATGTCGGGCGGCAGCCGCGGCATCGGCCTCGCCATCGCGCTGCGCGCCGCCTCCGACGGCGCGAACATCGTGCTGCTGGCCAAGACCGACAGCCCGCATCCCAAGCTCGAGGGCACCGTGCACAGCGCGGCCGAGGCGATCCGTGAGGCGGGCGGGCAGGCGCTGCCGATCGTCGGCGATGTGCGCAGCGACGACGACATCACCGAGGCCGTGCTCAAGGCGCAGGGCGAGTTCGGCGGCATCGACGTCGTCATCAACAACGCGAGTGTCATCGACCTGTCTCGCTCGACCGACCTCGACGCGAAGAAGTACGACCTGATGCAGGACGTCAACGTGCGCGGCACGTTCATGCTCTCGCGCGCCGCGATCCCGGTGCTGCGCGAGGCGGCGAACCCGCACATCCTGTCGCTCTCGCCGCCGCTGAACCTGTCACCGAAGTGGCTCGGCGCGCACACCGGATACACGCTCGCGAAGTACGGGATGACCATGGCCACGCTCGGGCTGGCGGCGGAGTTCGCGGATGCCGGAGTCGCGGCGAACACGCTGTGGCCGCGCACGACCATCGCGACCGCGGCCGTGCAGAACCTGCTCGGCGGCGACAAGGTGATGGCCGCGAGCCGCACCCCCGACATCTACGCGGATGCCGCGTACGCGGTGATCACGAAGCCGGCCGCGTCGTACACCGGTCAGACGCTGATCGTCGAGGACGTGCTCGAGGCTGACGGCGTGACCGACTTCTCGAAGTACGCCGCCGTGCCAGGCACCCCCGACGACCGGCTGTTCCCCGACATCTTCCTCGACTGA
- a CDS encoding bifunctional 4-hydroxy-2-oxoglutarate aldolase/2-dehydro-3-deoxy-phosphogluconate aldolase: MTDRLAPARAAGVLAVLRAPSAESALEAADAIIRGGIPGIEVTYSTPDAPAVISELIARHGDAAHIGAGTVTTAEQAQAAADAGAAFLVSPGTLPDLTRAMLDTGKVVMTGALTPTEVMVALDLGVDVVKIFPASLGGPSYLGALRGPFPDAPLMPTGGVKPENVADWFAAGAVAVGAGGDLANSASIKAGDWADLEARAARFAAALAVVRA, encoded by the coding sequence ATGACCGATCGCCTCGCCCCCGCCCGCGCCGCCGGCGTCCTCGCCGTGCTGCGCGCCCCGTCCGCCGAGTCGGCGCTGGAGGCGGCGGATGCGATCATCCGCGGCGGCATCCCCGGCATCGAGGTCACCTACTCGACACCCGATGCCCCCGCCGTGATCAGCGAGCTCATCGCCCGGCACGGCGACGCGGCTCACATCGGTGCGGGCACGGTGACCACGGCCGAGCAGGCGCAGGCGGCGGCCGACGCGGGCGCGGCGTTCCTCGTCAGCCCCGGCACGCTGCCGGACCTCACCCGCGCCATGCTCGACACCGGCAAGGTGGTCATGACCGGCGCCCTCACCCCGACCGAGGTGATGGTCGCACTCGACCTCGGCGTCGACGTGGTGAAGATCTTCCCGGCATCCCTGGGCGGCCCGTCGTACCTGGGTGCGCTGCGTGGTCCGTTCCCGGATGCTCCCCTGATGCCCACCGGCGGCGTCAAGCCCGAGAACGTGGCCGACTGGTTCGCAGCCGGGGCGGTCGCCGTCGGCGCGGGCGGAGACCTGGCGAACTCGGCATCCATCAAGGCCGGCGACTGGGCCGACCTCGAGGCCCGGGCCGCGCGGTTCGCTGCGGCGCTGGCGGTCGTGCGCGCGTGA
- a CDS encoding sulfite exporter TauE/SafE family protein, giving the protein MTDFAPWAWALLGVAAVIAGLGKTAVPGASTVSVVILASILPARTSTAAMLLLFIVGDAFALIAYRRHAHWPTLLRLAPAVIAGLLAGFAFLALGDDDIVRRTIGVILLVMIAITLWRRRRSSEPASGLLPAAGYGTLAGFTTMVANAGGPVMSMYFLATRTPVQVFLGTAAWFFAIVNLMKVPMLAGLGLITPEVLLMDLILAPLVVVGALTGMRVAKRMPQQLFDRLVIVLTIAGAVYLLF; this is encoded by the coding sequence GTGACCGACTTCGCCCCGTGGGCGTGGGCGCTGCTCGGGGTGGCGGCCGTGATCGCGGGGCTCGGCAAGACCGCCGTGCCCGGGGCATCCACCGTGTCGGTGGTGATCCTCGCGTCGATCCTGCCTGCCCGCACCTCGACCGCGGCGATGCTGCTGCTGTTCATCGTCGGCGACGCGTTCGCACTGATCGCCTATCGCCGGCACGCGCACTGGCCGACGCTGCTGCGCCTCGCCCCCGCCGTGATCGCGGGGCTGCTGGCCGGCTTCGCGTTCCTCGCGCTCGGCGACGATGACATCGTGCGCCGCACGATCGGCGTGATCCTGCTCGTGATGATCGCGATCACCCTGTGGCGTCGGCGCCGGTCGAGCGAGCCGGCGTCGGGCCTGCTGCCCGCGGCGGGGTACGGGACGCTCGCGGGGTTCACGACGATGGTCGCGAACGCCGGCGGCCCCGTGATGTCGATGTACTTCCTCGCCACCCGCACCCCGGTGCAGGTCTTCCTAGGCACGGCGGCGTGGTTCTTCGCGATCGTGAACCTCATGAAGGTTCCGATGCTCGCCGGACTCGGCCTGATCACCCCCGAGGTGCTGCTGATGGATCTGATCCTCGCACCGCTCGTGGTGGTTGGTGCGCTGACGGGGATGCGGGTCGCAAAGCGGATGCCGCAGCAGCTGTTCGACCGACTGGTGATCGTGCTCACGATCGCCGGGGCCGTCTACCTGCTGTTCTGA